One Salarias fasciatus chromosome 22, fSalaFa1.1, whole genome shotgun sequence DNA segment encodes these proteins:
- the LOC115409447 gene encoding CMP-N-acetylneuraminate-beta-galactosamide-alpha-2,3-sialyltransferase 1-like — translation MSLPKRRKIRTLALLLCAITFTTFLFSYTLRDPSIYFFKYAFRLSDNLFSKGPCACRRCIAELDDEPWFAERFNQSIHPLMTRENSVLSDDTFKWWQWLQSERQPANFTEVVEELFQVIPDEVLYMDAGPERCRTCSVVGNSGNLKGSRYGGAIDSSDFIIRMNQAPTSGFEEDVGARTTHHVMYPESAIDLDNTTSLVLIPFKTLDLQWIISALTTGTITQTYLPVTARIKANKDKVLIYSPAFFKYVYESWLEGHGRYPSTGFLSLLLAIHICDEVSVFGFGADQYGNWHHYWEENHLAGAFRHTGVHDGDYEYNVTLLLADKHKIRMFKGR, via the exons ATGTCTCTGCCCAAGCGGAGGAAGATCCGGACTCTGGCCCTCCTGCTCTGCGCCATCACGTTCACCACCTTCCTGTTCAGCTACACCCTGCGGGACCCCTCCATCTACTTCTTCAAGTACGCCTTCCGCCTGTCCGACAACCTCTTCTCCAAGGGGCCGTGCGCCTGCCGCCGGTGCATCGCCGAGCTGGACGACGAGCCGTGGTTCGCCGAGCGCTTCAACCAGTCCATCCACCCGCTGATGACCCGCGAGAACAGCGTCCTCTCCGACGACACCTTCAAGTGGTGGCAG TGGCTGCAGTCAGAGCGGCAGCCGGCCAACTTCactgaggtggtggaggagctgttcCAAGTCATCCCCGACGAGGTGCTTTACATGGACGCCGGCCCCGAGCGCTGCAGGACCTGCTCCGTGGTGGGCAACTCCGGCAACCTGAAGGGGTCTCGCTACGGCGGCGCCATCGACTCCAGCGACTTCATCATCAG AATGAACCAAGCTCCCACCTCTGGCTTCGAGGAGGACGTGGGCGCCAGGACCACGCATCACGTCATGTACCCAGAGAGCGCCATCGACCTGGACAACACCACCAGTCTGGTGCTGATCCCCTTCAAGACTCTGGACCTGCAGTGGATCATCAGCGCTCTGACCACTGGCACCATCACACA AACATATTTGCCAGTCACAGCCAGGATAAAGGCAAACAAAGATAAG GTGCTGATTTACAGTCCAGCCTTTTTCAAGTACGTGTACGAGTCTTGGCTGGAGGGTCACGGACGGTATCCCTCCACCGGATTCCTCAGCCTGCTGCTCGCCATCCACATCTGCGACGAG GTCAGCGTCTTCGGATTCGGGGCGGACCAGTACGGCAACTGGCACCACTACTGGGAGGAGAACCACCTGGCCGGGGCCTTCAGGCACACGGGCGTCCACGACGGGGACTACGAGTACAACGTCACCCTGCTGCTGGCGGACAAGCACAAAATCCGGATGTTTAAAGGCAGATGA